The Candidatus Cloacimonadota bacterium genome contains the following window.
TTAGTACTTGGGTAGCCTCTGCTTCTAATCCTAATTCAGAAAGAATACTTGCTGCTCCCAAACTTAAGCCAATAGCCACTCCAGCTTGAGAGAGTAAGGTATAACCCAGATACTTACGAATCTTAGATTCAGATTTCGTTATTTTTGCTCCCCACCAGGCTCCGCCAAACTTCCCAATGCTACGAAAGATGATATATGCAATTATCAACATGGAATAAGAGGCTATTTCACCGAAATCTAGACGTGAGCCCAACAAAACAAAAAACATTAAATACACCGGAGGAGACCATTGAGTTAGAGAATGAGTAAATTTTTTGGTGATAATTCCGTTGTTATTTGTCATTATAATGGCTGCACTCATTGTAAGTAATATTGGGGAAATACCCAAAAATTCTGCTAGAGAACACATAATAAACAATGAACCCAAAGAATAAATAAGGAATAGAGATTGTTCGTGTATATAACGAGCAAATTTAACCAGAAGATAACCTATTGCTGCCCCCAAAATAATCTCGAGCAGAATATCCCCAATGGCTCCAATCACTGCATGTGAAACACTCAGGTTTTGAGCACCTAACATAATTCCAGCTAAAGGAATCCCCAGTGAATAAAGAATAAGAGCGAATATGTCATCTAAACCCATTACTGCAAATAGCGTAGAAGTAAGCTCTCCCTTGGCGTGATACTGACGAATTACGTCTATCGTCCCT
Protein-coding sequences here:
- a CDS encoding cation:proton antiporter; protein product: MQDVYLLSFMGICLLFSLISGRGANYIKVPVIIGYIITGAIFGPAIIAYVNLNQVESLSFINLITLALIGFNIGSELRFKELRQMGKKIIIIVVLEASVAFVVVATATAIALKSIPMGIIYGALACATAPAGTIDVIRQYHAKGELTSTLFAVMGLDDIFALILYSLGIPLAGIMLGAQNLSVSHAVIGAIGDILLEIILGAAIGYLLVKFARYIHEQSLFLIYSLGSLFIMCSLAEFLGISPILLTMSAAIIMTNNNGIITKKFTHSLTQWSPPVYLMFFVLLGSRLDFGEIASYSMLIIAYIIFRSIGKFGGAWWGAKITKSESKIRKYLGYTLLSQAGVAIGLSLGAASILSELGLEAEATQVLSVMTASTFLIMLIGPVLVKYGLGKAGELRVKE